In the Deltaproteobacteria bacterium genome, one interval contains:
- a CDS encoding response regulator: MERKILIGKKVLIVDDCSPLNEVISKFCTMWGAHPLLAINADEMMEIWKEENPDLILLHLHTAGMENFDKCRAIKSLHDTNVSILLTSSDHFELKNAVFKEPELFDDYLPKPYHINQFYEKAVRLIQKGKRVS, from the coding sequence ATGGAAAGAAAAATATTAATAGGCAAAAAAGTGCTCATTGTAGATGATTGCAGTCCTCTCAATGAGGTTATTTCAAAATTTTGTACCATGTGGGGCGCCCATCCTCTGCTGGCTATCAATGCTGATGAAATGATGGAAATATGGAAGGAAGAAAATCCCGACCTTATTCTTTTACATCTTCATACGGCGGGAATGGAGAACTTTGATAAATGCAGGGCCATCAAATCACTGCATGATACAAATGTATCCATTCTGCTTACCTCTTCCGATCATTTTGAGTTAAAGAATGCAGTGTTTAAGGAGCCGGAACTTTTTGATGATTATCTGCCAAAACCTTATCACATAAACCAGTTTTATGAAAAGGCCGTCCGTTTAATTCAAAAGGGAAAAAGGGTAAGTTGA
- a CDS encoding glutamate-cysteine ligase family protein, which translates to MIESMTLEKEKPIESKNELSAYLERGGKEKSQWGIGTEIEKLVINAGTGEAATYEEVEKILLNMEKSGHWQGIREEGHLVALKGENSSITLEPGGQLELSGALCSDVHCSFRDFEVHNARVAKEAGTLGLLLLGLGVQPVTHRDAIKWLPKARYSVMGPYMLHTGDMGQHMMKKTAGVQVNIDYAHEKDCIDKLRLSMKLSPLFYALFANSPIMEGAPTGFLSTRGEIWSRTDKNRTGIIYDLFKEGAGYETYVDYALNVPMYFILRKGEYINLTGRRFTFAQYFKEGFEGHRATLADWDLHLSTLFTEARLRPQIEIRSADSLPQKVAPAVESLIKGLFYNDGAMEETSNLLKGLEGETLDKLYRLSWRTGLNACVGKWDLGKLAPYLLNIASQSLKEQNRLDEEGKDESFYLEALFEIAESGVTLAERLLEKWLKNEESKTAILKEHCGYLPL; encoded by the coding sequence ATGATTGAAAGCATGACATTAGAAAAAGAAAAGCCCATTGAATCAAAAAATGAGCTTTCAGCCTACCTTGAACGAGGTGGAAAAGAGAAAAGTCAGTGGGGAATCGGCACAGAGATAGAAAAACTGGTCATCAACGCCGGGACAGGTGAAGCGGCTACCTATGAAGAAGTGGAAAAGATTCTTCTCAACATGGAAAAAAGCGGTCACTGGCAAGGCATTAGAGAAGAAGGGCATCTTGTCGCCCTTAAGGGAGAAAACTCTTCCATTACGCTCGAACCGGGAGGGCAACTCGAACTTTCAGGCGCCCTCTGCTCCGACGTCCATTGTTCCTTCAGGGATTTTGAAGTCCACAATGCCCGGGTAGCCAAAGAGGCGGGAACGCTTGGCCTTTTACTCCTCGGCCTCGGTGTTCAGCCTGTTACTCACAGGGATGCCATTAAATGGCTTCCCAAGGCCCGCTACAGCGTGATGGGGCCCTATATGCTGCATACAGGCGACATGGGCCAGCATATGATGAAAAAGACGGCAGGTGTACAAGTCAATATCGACTATGCTCATGAGAAAGACTGTATTGATAAACTGCGCCTTTCCATGAAGCTGTCTCCCCTCTTTTACGCTCTTTTTGCAAACTCACCCATCATGGAAGGGGCGCCTACAGGATTTCTCTCTACCAGGGGGGAAATATGGTCCCGTACGGATAAAAACCGGACAGGAATCATTTATGACCTTTTTAAAGAAGGCGCCGGTTATGAGACTTATGTCGACTATGCCTTGAATGTTCCCATGTATTTTATTTTACGAAAGGGTGAATACATTAATTTAACGGGAAGAAGATTTACCTTTGCCCAATACTTCAAAGAAGGGTTCGAAGGGCACAGGGCAACACTTGCCGACTGGGACCTCCACTTATCCACCCTCTTTACGGAAGCCAGGCTCCGCCCCCAGATAGAGATACGCTCTGCCGACAGCCTGCCGCAGAAGGTTGCGCCTGCCGTGGAATCATTAATTAAGGGACTTTTTTATAATGACGGGGCCATGGAGGAAACGTCAAACCTGCTGAAGGGACTTGAGGGAGAAACGCTGGACAAACTTTATCGTCTCTCCTGGCGCACCGGCCTCAACGCATGCGTTGGGAAATGGGACCTTGGGAAACTTGCCCCTTACCTATTGAATATTGCGTCGCAAAGCCTGAAAGAGCAAAACAGGCTCGATGAGGAAGGAAAAGACGAATCCTTCTACCTTGAAGCATTATTTGAAATCGCCGAAAGCGGCGTAACGCTGGCAGAAAGGCTGCTTGAAAAGTGGCTAAAAAATGAAGAAAGCAAGACCGCTATCCTAAAAGAACACTGCGGTTACCTGCCCTTATAA
- a CDS encoding DUF1015 family protein, protein MTSKKKPLILPFAGLRPAAGRAGDVAAPPYDVLNTEEARLRAAGKEWSFLHVSKPEIDLPPGTDPYALPVYEKGRENFLRMVTERVLVRDNSDFFYLYGLTMGDHSQIGLVATASVAAYDENRIRKHEFTRPDKEDDRVHHVDILNAQTGPVFLTYRHSDKVDRLVAEITATKAEVDISADDNVRHTLWVVKDDERVQALAEAFNAMDFLYIADGHHRSAAASRVAARRAAANPEHCGHERYNYFLSVIFPDNQTCILDYNRVVRDLNGLSEEAFLKAVSERFQLKEENSPVKPATAGEFGMYMGGSWYRLQVNTGLVPVNDPVKRLDVSLLSDNLIEPILDISDPRRDKRIDFVGGIRGLKELERRVDSGEMKVAFSLFPTSLEALMAVADAGQVMPPKSTWFEPKLADGLVSHVLD, encoded by the coding sequence ATGACAAGTAAAAAAAAGCCGTTAATTTTACCTTTTGCCGGACTCAGACCGGCTGCCGGACGTGCCGGTGATGTTGCCGCTCCGCCCTATGACGTATTAAATACGGAAGAGGCCAGGTTGCGGGCGGCAGGAAAAGAATGGAGCTTTCTCCATGTCTCCAAACCGGAGATCGACTTGCCGCCCGGAACAGATCCCTACGCCTTGCCGGTCTATGAAAAGGGGAGAGAAAATTTTCTGCGCATGGTGACTGAAAGAGTGTTGGTGCGGGACAATAGTGATTTTTTTTACCTCTATGGCCTGACCATGGGTGACCATAGCCAGATCGGGCTGGTAGCAACGGCTTCTGTTGCTGCCTATGATGAAAACCGTATTCGCAAACATGAATTTACCCGCCCCGACAAGGAGGATGACCGGGTACACCATGTTGACATCCTTAACGCCCAAACGGGTCCCGTCTTTCTTACCTACCGTCATAGCGACAAGGTGGATCGTCTCGTGGCAGAGATTACCGCAACTAAAGCGGAAGTTGATATAAGCGCCGACGATAATGTTCGCCACACCCTTTGGGTGGTGAAAGATGATGAAAGGGTGCAGGCCCTGGCTGAGGCCTTCAATGCCATGGATTTTCTTTACATTGCCGACGGTCACCACCGTTCGGCGGCGGCTTCCAGGGTAGCGGCCAGGCGTGCCGCCGCCAATCCTGAACATTGCGGCCATGAGCGTTATAACTATTTCCTTTCCGTCATTTTTCCCGACAATCAGACCTGCATACTTGATTACAACCGCGTCGTACGTGATCTTAACGGATTGTCAGAGGAGGCCTTCCTTAAGGCGGTGAGTGAGCGTTTTCAGCTTAAAGAGGAAAATAGCCCCGTAAAACCGGCCACTGCAGGGGAATTTGGAATGTACATGGGGGGAAGCTGGTACCGCTTGCAGGTAAATACAGGACTGGTTCCTGTCAACGACCCTGTAAAACGTCTTGATGTCAGTCTCTTGTCTGATAACCTGATTGAGCCCATACTCGACATTTCCGATCCGCGCCGCGACAAACGTATCGATTTTGTGGGGGGAATCCGTGGCCTGAAGGAACTGGAACGGCGTGTCGACAGCGGCGAAATGAAAGTCGCTTTTTCCCTCTTCCCCACGAGTCTGGAGGCGCTTATGGCCGTTGCCGATGCAGGACAGGTAATGCCGCCCAAATCGACCTGGTTCGAGCCCAAGCTGGCCGATGGGCTCGTGTCGCATGTATTGGATTAG
- a CDS encoding DUF547 domain-containing protein — MSRSVKGYMRRAKTVLDANWNGEYTIPAAGLYPHQWNWDSGFIAIGYSHYRTERAVRELTHLFNAQWENGMVPQIVFDSKKLGSYFPEPDFWQSERSPSAPRGINTSGITMPPVHAFAALKVYENAKRSDAVRPFLEWLFPRLMKLHRYLYRERDPEGIGLVYIRHPWESGMDNSPMWDKVLSRIAPGTVNIPHYERLDLLSGVKADERPGDIDYDRFVYLVDLFRRHAYDESVIQKESPYLIYGPLFNSILSASNEALIKIADIIGREKKEIKLWHDQTKRAIQEKLYHKERGIFDFYDLVENRRLEVDTAAGFLPLFGGAATKAQASGLYDYLNSRSFCALHQGNCYTIPNYDVCKEDFERTNYWRGPLWININWMIMQGLRRYGYKQKADAIAKDILQLPMRFGFREYYDSFDGRGYGSNNFSWTAALFIDTAYETYLKTGEERLGKRIKKMLWKDVILNCGKEPSKTPSHIISQNMLAAIREIKSRYCTSCGNVSYDEIKSSGEYEEYGRVTASLRDFNLDLLKEENHRLAFWINIYNALVVDGIIRIGIKSSVKEFIGFFSKVKYVIGGYGFSLSDMEHGILRRNARPFERPLKCFGMFDSRKEYAVEKVDPRIHFALVCGSRSCAPIGFYTARHIDEELELASTHFVNSSEVIVMPEEKKLLMSMIFKWYETDFGGLTGVLDFIERYTVDDDKRAFLKSRPKDMKVDYLYYDWNLNR, encoded by the coding sequence ATGAGCAGATCCGTTAAAGGGTATATGAGAAGGGCAAAGACTGTCCTCGATGCCAACTGGAACGGGGAATATACGATCCCTGCGGCCGGGCTCTATCCCCATCAGTGGAACTGGGATTCCGGCTTTATTGCCATCGGCTATTCACATTACCGGACAGAGCGGGCCGTGAGGGAACTGACTCACCTTTTCAATGCCCAGTGGGAAAACGGGATGGTTCCCCAGATAGTTTTCGACAGCAAAAAGCTGGGCAGCTACTTCCCTGAACCTGATTTCTGGCAGAGTGAGCGGTCCCCGAGCGCTCCCAGGGGGATTAACACTTCGGGCATCACCATGCCCCCCGTTCATGCCTTTGCGGCTCTGAAGGTCTACGAAAATGCAAAACGATCCGATGCCGTCAGGCCATTCCTTGAATGGCTCTTTCCCCGGCTTATGAAATTGCACCGCTATCTCTACCGTGAGAGAGACCCCGAAGGTATAGGCCTGGTTTACATACGGCACCCATGGGAGTCAGGCATGGACAACTCTCCCATGTGGGACAAGGTGCTCAGCAGGATAGCCCCCGGGACCGTCAACATTCCACACTATGAGAGGCTCGATCTTTTAAGCGGTGTCAAGGCCGATGAGAGACCGGGGGATATTGACTATGACCGTTTTGTCTACCTTGTCGACCTCTTCCGGCGGCATGCCTATGACGAGAGTGTAATTCAAAAAGAGTCTCCCTATCTGATTTATGGTCCTCTCTTTAACTCCATCCTTTCGGCGTCGAATGAGGCGTTAATAAAAATTGCCGACATCATTGGCAGGGAGAAAAAAGAGATAAAACTATGGCACGATCAGACGAAAAGGGCTATACAGGAAAAGCTCTATCATAAAGAGCGGGGCATCTTTGATTTTTATGACCTTGTTGAAAATCGGAGACTGGAGGTGGATACGGCAGCCGGCTTTTTGCCCCTCTTCGGTGGCGCTGCCACAAAGGCGCAGGCATCCGGACTCTACGACTACCTTAACTCTCGGAGTTTTTGCGCCCTGCATCAGGGTAACTGCTACACCATCCCTAACTATGATGTTTGCAAAGAAGATTTCGAGCGGACCAACTACTGGCGCGGACCGCTGTGGATCAACATTAACTGGATGATCATGCAGGGACTCAGGCGCTACGGTTACAAACAGAAGGCCGATGCCATAGCCAAGGACATCCTCCAACTCCCCATGCGTTTCGGATTCCGGGAGTATTATGATTCCTTTGACGGGCGTGGCTACGGTTCGAACAATTTTTCCTGGACGGCAGCTCTCTTTATCGATACGGCCTATGAGACTTATCTGAAAACGGGAGAGGAGCGTTTGGGAAAGAGAATAAAAAAGATGCTCTGGAAGGATGTAATCCTTAACTGCGGCAAAGAACCTTCAAAGACGCCTTCTCACATCATTTCCCAAAATATGCTTGCCGCTATAAGAGAGATAAAATCCAGATACTGCACAAGCTGCGGCAACGTCTCTTACGATGAAATTAAAAGCTCCGGCGAGTACGAGGAATATGGACGGGTTACAGCAAGCCTGAGAGATTTTAACCTGGACTTGCTTAAAGAAGAAAACCACAGGCTCGCTTTCTGGATCAATATCTACAATGCTCTTGTTGTAGACGGCATCATCAGGATTGGTATCAAAAGTTCCGTAAAGGAGTTTATCGGGTTTTTTTCGAAGGTGAAATATGTAATAGGAGGTTACGGCTTTTCACTTAGTGATATGGAGCACGGTATATTAAGGCGGAATGCAAGACCTTTTGAGCGCCCCTTGAAATGCTTCGGAATGTTCGATTCAAGAAAAGAGTATGCTGTTGAAAAGGTTGATCCCCGGATCCACTTCGCCCTTGTCTGCGGTTCCAGGTCCTGCGCTCCCATCGGTTTTTATACGGCCCGCCACATCGATGAAGAGCTTGAGCTTGCTTCGACGCATTTTGTTAACAGCTCCGAGGTGATCGTTATGCCCGAAGAGAAGAAGCTTCTCATGTCAATGATCTTCAAATGGTATGAGACAGACTTCGGGGGGTTGACAGGCGTTCTTGACTTTATTGAAAGATACACAGTGGATGATGATAAAAGAGCGTTTTTGAAAAGCAGGCCGAAAGATATGAAGGTGGATTACCTCTACTATGACTGGAACCTGAACAGGTGA
- a CDS encoding NAD(P)/FAD-dependent oxidoreductase gives MNKTDVIIIGASASGLMCAIEASKRNRKVIVLDHAGKAGSKILISGGGKCNFTNYDLDSSHYLSNNPHFCKSALCRFSQWDFIAMMERYKIPFSERDHGQLFCDNRAGDILNMLLTECEKASVSITLNAKIEKVEKTEGRYFKIVTSRGNYHSQSLVIATGGLSYPHIGASPIGYKIAEKFGINIIPPSPGLVPLTLQPKEKAHFSKLSGITVDGIVSTGRKSFRENILFTHRGLSGPAILQLSSFWQPGQEITINLLPGINLENELKSLKEKRSQIRLKSFFSKRLPKRLIATLLTNELLEKGLQEISNDEIRNISARIEKLTIKPGGTEGYRTAEVTVGGIDCNALSSKTMESNALEGLYFIGEVLDVTGELGGYNLQWAWSSGWCAGQYV, from the coding sequence ATGAATAAAACAGACGTCATCATCATCGGAGCAAGTGCATCAGGCCTTATGTGCGCTATAGAGGCAAGTAAGCGCAATCGAAAAGTAATTGTTCTGGACCATGCCGGTAAGGCAGGGAGCAAAATTCTCATCTCCGGTGGTGGTAAATGTAATTTCACCAATTATGACCTTGATTCAAGTCATTACCTCTCAAACAATCCTCACTTCTGCAAGTCGGCACTGTGTCGCTTCAGTCAGTGGGATTTTATTGCTATGATGGAGCGCTATAAGATACCCTTCAGTGAAAGGGACCATGGTCAGCTTTTTTGTGACAACAGGGCCGGGGACATTCTGAATATGCTTCTCACAGAATGCGAAAAAGCATCCGTCTCCATTACACTTAACGCTAAAATCGAAAAGGTGGAAAAAACAGAAGGCCGGTACTTCAAAATAGTTACCTCACGGGGTAACTACCATAGCCAGTCACTAGTCATCGCCACGGGAGGGCTCTCTTACCCCCACATAGGTGCCAGTCCCATCGGATACAAGATAGCCGAAAAGTTCGGCATCAATATCATCCCCCCATCGCCGGGCCTCGTCCCTTTGACACTCCAGCCAAAAGAGAAGGCGCATTTTTCAAAACTCTCGGGTATTACCGTTGACGGCATCGTCAGCACAGGAAGAAAAAGTTTTCGGGAAAATATACTCTTCACCCACCGTGGACTGAGCGGCCCGGCAATACTGCAACTTTCCTCCTTCTGGCAACCCGGTCAGGAGATCACCATTAACCTGCTTCCCGGCATCAACCTGGAAAATGAACTCAAATCGCTTAAAGAAAAAAGATCTCAGATCAGGCTGAAATCCTTTTTCTCAAAGCGCCTGCCCAAACGCCTCATTGCCACCCTTCTGACAAATGAGTTGTTGGAAAAAGGTTTGCAGGAAATTTCTAATGACGAAATCAGGAACATATCAGCCAGAATAGAGAAGCTGACCATAAAACCGGGTGGCACTGAAGGCTACCGCACAGCTGAAGTCACTGTGGGCGGCATAGACTGCAATGCCCTCTCATCAAAAACGATGGAAAGCAATGCCCTGGAAGGCTTGTATTTTATCGGTGAAGTTCTGGACGTAACGGGAGAACTGGGCGGGTACAACCTGCAATGGGCATGGTCTTCCGGCTGGTGTGCCGGCCAGTATGTTTGA
- the arfB gene encoding alternative ribosome rescue aminoacyl-tRNA hydrolase ArfB, with amino-acid sequence MNEITMNETEVEIRAIRSRGAGGQNVNKVSTAIQLRFDINLSSLPGSVKERLLKMNDSRITKEGIIIIKSQEYRSREKNRAVALTRLAELIKKASVRRRKRVATKPSKKAMARRLDTKKRRSNIKTLRGNVKDD; translated from the coding sequence ATGAATGAAATAACAATGAATGAAACTGAAGTTGAGATCAGAGCTATCCGCTCCCGGGGTGCAGGTGGCCAGAATGTGAACAAGGTTTCCACTGCCATACAGTTACGTTTTGATATCAACCTCTCATCCCTTCCGGGTTCTGTAAAAGAGCGGCTGCTTAAAATGAATGACAGCCGCATTACCAAAGAGGGCATAATTATTATAAAATCTCAGGAATACCGGAGCCGGGAGAAAAACAGGGCAGTGGCGCTAACAAGGCTTGCCGAGCTTATAAAAAAGGCGTCTGTCAGAAGAAGAAAGAGAGTAGCGACGAAACCATCGAAAAAAGCCATGGCAAGACGGCTTGATACTAAAAAGCGACGCAGTAATATCAAAACCCTGAGAGGAAATGTGAAGGATGATTAA
- a CDS encoding YwbE family protein produces MIKRVDIRIGGRVRVVKKEDQRSGKLTEGIVKDILTRSPGHPHGIKVRLESGIVGRVKAIAYNEKGENSTD; encoded by the coding sequence ATGATTAAAAGAGTTGACATCAGGATCGGCGGACGCGTTCGTGTCGTAAAAAAAGAGGACCAGCGTTCGGGAAAACTGACGGAAGGGATCGTAAAGGATATTCTCACCAGGTCACCCGGCCACCCTCATGGTATTAAGGTGCGCCTCGAAAGTGGCATTGTGGGGAGGGTGAAGGCGATTGCCTATAATGAAAAGGGTGAAAATTCCACAGATTAA
- a CDS encoding GIY-YIG nuclease family protein — MVEWFLYIVKCADNSLYTGITTDLERRIEEHNGDNQLGARYTRPRRPVTLVYKECCAGRSEAAKREYEIKKLGREEKERLISKGTLT, encoded by the coding sequence ATGGTTGAATGGTTTCTCTATATTGTAAAATGCGCTGATAACAGTCTCTATACGGGGATTACAACAGATCTTGAAAGGCGAATAGAGGAACACAACGGTGATAATCAACTTGGGGCCAGGTATACGAGACCGAGAAGGCCTGTAACGCTTGTCTATAAGGAGTGTTGTGCCGGCCGTTCAGAGGCGGCAAAGCGGGAGTATGAAATCAAAAAGCTGGGCAGGGAAGAGAAGGAAAGATTGATAAGCAAGGGGACATTGACATGA
- a CDS encoding acyl-CoA thioesterase, translated as MINHKLVLQEHLNHYGYLFGGWLLHWVDEYGWITANLDFPGHRFVTIGLDQVVFKKSIRLGSVLKFNIERERKGKTSVVYDVKVYSDSIESGDEELVFETKITFVNVDEAGNKQAIALA; from the coding sequence ATGATAAACCATAAACTCGTATTACAGGAGCATTTAAATCACTATGGCTATCTCTTTGGGGGATGGCTTCTTCACTGGGTCGATGAGTACGGCTGGATTACGGCCAACCTTGATTTTCCCGGCCATCGCTTTGTCACCATCGGTCTGGATCAGGTGGTTTTCAAGAAGAGCATTCGTCTCGGGTCAGTACTCAAATTTAATATTGAAAGGGAGCGGAAGGGAAAAACATCCGTCGTTTATGATGTCAAGGTATACAGTGATTCCATTGAATCGGGTGATGAAGAACTGGTTTTTGAGACGAAGATTACTTTTGTTAATGTTGATGAAGCCGGTAATAAGCAGGCCATAGCCCTTGCTTGA
- a CDS encoding GGDEF domain-containing protein, with amino-acid sequence MAMPHVAYVKQSIPQSFPYLPYAIYLTGIIVSLRFNLTRIAFVMAVFIAAYWCYDSFLSHGVKTFQARTLLISISLLLPLNMALFSLARERGVMTLHGGLRGMFIIIQFLLVIWVIVAGRKDVYQFLSKDYLSLALLDKIPLYQSLVLVIVISLLIAAIAYYLNRSPLESAFMGAILSSALAALFSHHPNAYVLFISVAGLILIAGVMQNTHFMAYRDELTGLLARRALNERTLMLGREYTVAMLDVDHFKKFNDTYGHDVGDQVLKMVASILQKVGGGGKSYRYGGEEFTILFPGKGVDEAMPHLEALRENIAAYRMKIRGKDRPQKTEIGKQKRGVKGSAAYVSVTISIGAAQKGKAMKKPEEVVKSADQALYRAKKGGRNRVSR; translated from the coding sequence ATGGCCATGCCTCATGTGGCTTATGTTAAACAATCGATCCCCCAAAGCTTCCCTTACCTCCCTTACGCTATTTACCTGACAGGCATCATTGTGAGCCTTCGTTTTAACCTGACCCGGATTGCATTTGTCATGGCTGTCTTTATCGCCGCTTACTGGTGTTATGACAGTTTTTTAAGCCATGGTGTAAAGACTTTTCAGGCCAGGACACTTCTCATTTCAATCTCTTTGCTGCTGCCTCTCAATATGGCGCTCTTTTCTCTTGCCCGGGAAAGAGGCGTTATGACTCTTCATGGGGGCTTGAGGGGCATGTTTATAATCATCCAGTTTTTACTGGTTATCTGGGTGATTGTTGCAGGAAGAAAGGATGTCTATCAGTTTTTATCAAAAGACTATTTATCGCTTGCTTTGCTTGATAAGATACCGCTTTATCAATCGTTAGTGCTTGTTATCGTTATTTCTCTCTTAATTGCAGCCATTGCCTACTATCTCAACCGTTCTCCCCTTGAAAGCGCATTTATGGGCGCTATCCTGTCATCGGCCCTAGCCGCTCTTTTTTCTCATCATCCAAATGCCTATGTTCTCTTTATTTCCGTCGCCGGCCTTATTCTTATCGCGGGCGTGATGCAAAACACGCACTTCATGGCATACAGAGACGAACTGACGGGGCTTCTTGCCCGCAGAGCGCTTAATGAACGTACGCTCATGCTTGGAAGGGAGTACACTGTGGCTATGCTCGATGTGGATCATTTCAAGAAGTTTAATGACACCTACGGCCATGATGTTGGTGATCAGGTACTGAAAATGGTGGCTTCCATTTTACAGAAGGTGGGGGGAGGGGGGAAATCCTATCGCTATGGAGGAGAAGAGTTTACTATCCTCTTCCCGGGCAAGGGGGTGGACGAGGCAATGCCCCACCTGGAGGCCTTGAGAGAAAATATTGCTGCCTACAGGATGAAAATAAGGGGTAAAGACCGCCCCCAAAAGACAGAGATAGGAAAACAAAAGCGGGGAGTAAAAGGAAGCGCCGCTTATGTATCCGTAACGATAAGTATCGGGGCGGCACAAAAAGGCAAGGCAATGAAAAAACCTGAAGAAGTTGTTAAATCGGCAGACCAGGCGCTTTACCGCGCGAAAAAAGGGGGAAGAAACAGGGTAAGCAGGTAA